In Nostoc piscinale CENA21, the genomic stretch ATTGACGTTCCCCGCATTCCAATTTTGTTAAATAAGCTTTTTAACAGCATCGCTGTACTGTTCGTAAGCTGAAACTCCAATGATTTTTTCGACTAAATCACCATCTTTGAAGATTAAAACGGCGGGAATACTGCGAAGACCAAATTGTCTAAATAGTGGTTTGTTATTATCTACGTCTACTTTAACGACCTTGGCGCGTCCGTTGTATTCTGTTGCAAGTTGTTCCATTAAGGGACTCACAAGACGACAGGGGCCGCACCAAGTAGCAGTAAAATCAACAACTAGAATTTTCTCTTGAGTTAAAAAGGTATAAAATTCGCTTTCTTGAATATCAGCAACTGTATCAGCTTCGGTAGACATTTTTTAAATTCCTCAATATCAAATTAAAATTCAATAACTAAGTAATACCAATTCGCAATTCGCAATTCGCAATTCGCAAGTGAAAAAGCTTGATTTTACAAGGGTTTTGGAATTTGAATCTGTGGCAGGATTTTGGAGAATTGGTATAACTATACAGAGTATATAGGTAGAGCGATCGCAAAACGGCTTTAATTCCTGTTTGGTGCGATCGCAGCAATGGAAAAAGCCATCACCCACAAACATCATCATTTTCGTGATCTGTTGGGTGATGGCCATAAGCTTGTAGTCACAAGCATTAATTGAGAGTTATAGCGGTTGTTAGGACAATTTGAAAGCTTGAATGCTAAGAATAGTAAGACTTTTCCTCCTACTTTCTAACCAATAGCAGACATAGTTAAACCTGTAACAGCTATAGCACCAGCGATCGCACTTGCAACCAGAGAAGTGAGTGCTGTTCCAAATAACCACCAAGCAGCGTTAGCAACGGTTTTTTTGGTTTCTTCGGCTTGTTTTTTCGCTTGGTGTTGGATGCTGTGTAGACGTTCCTTGGTGATTTGCTGAATGCGTTCGGCGCGTTGCAAGACACTATCGCGGGCGGCTTCGATTTGATTGATAATCCGGTTAGCGTCTTCCTGGGAAATATCTTCCCGCGAACTGAGAAGTGCAACTAAGGTATCCCGGTCAAATTGACTCAGGCGATCGCGCAAGGCTTCAAATCCAGCTTGGGGGTCATCAAACAATTTGGCAAAATCATGTCTGATCCCTTCATAATCCAGTTCAGGACGATTCAACGAATTGAGATAGTTACGAATTCTATTTCTCACGCGTTCGGTTGCTGATTGCACACCTTGTTGAATTTGCCTGAATTGCTTCACAACTGCATCCCGCGCCGATAATATTTGATCAGCAATGCGGTTAACGTCTTCCTCAGAAATATCTTCCCGTTGGGATAGTAACGCCACAATTGTGGAACGGTCAACTTGAGATAAGCGATCGCTGAAGTTACTAACTCCGGCGCGGGGATCACGCAACAGCAGTTGTAAATCACGCTTAATGCTGTCTGGGTTGAGTTCTTCTTTATTGGTGTGACGTAGGTAATCTTCGAGATTTCTTTCAAAATCGACAACTTGCTGAATGGTACGGTTTGCCAAGCGGCGCGGGGCTTTAATAATGTTAGTAATCGCCTCTTGTGCTTGGTTAATTAGTTTTTCTACTTGTTCTTCGCTTAAGTCTCCCCGTTGGCTAACGAGTTTAACTAAGGT encodes the following:
- the trxA gene encoding thioredoxin; amino-acid sequence: MSTEADTVADIQESEFYTFLTQEKILVVDFTATWCGPCRLVSPLMEQLATEYNGRAKVVKVDVDNNKPLFRQFGLRSIPAVLIFKDGDLVEKIIGVSAYEQYSDAVKKLI